TGAGAAGCTGCCTCTAGATGAGAGCCTAACTGCTTCAGGAATGGATTCTCtctctgggtttttttttttggttggattTTGATGAGGTTGGATCTATGTAAATCAATTTTTTTTGTCAGATGCTTTGATTTGAAATTCTTCTGAAATTAGCTGCCTTCAATTTTTTCTGAGGATTACTTGGGTAAAATAtggtgttcttcttcttcttcttcttctatcagaaaGACATATAGTGATATTTTCCTGCTCAGATTGGCATGCTAACAAAAGCTGTTATAAGAATCATCTGTTTTCTTTCTCATacttcaatgtataaacataaaCTTTCTTCAGGCACTGTGCTTTTCTTTCCCATGTTGGAGGTATGACCCGAAGATCGCCCCTTTGAAAGATGGGGCCCAGTCGGTGCTGGTTTCGCAGTTCATGATGGAATTGCAGGGGCTGAAGACGGTGGACGGAGAGGATCCCCCAAGGATTTTGCACTTCAATCCGAGGTTGAAGGGCGACTGGAGTGGGAAGCCTGTGATTGAGCAGAACACTTGTTATAGGATGCAGTGGGGCTCCGCTCTCCGGTGCGAGGGTTGGAAATCCAAGGCTGATGAAGAGACAGGTATGTGATTTTTTTGCACTTCTTTCTGTTTATATTAAATCCGAGACTGTTCTAGTTGTTTTAAGCACAATTCAACTCAATTTGATATGCGGATTGTCTGACTGGGCGATTGTTTTGACTCGAGTATCCTCTTCAAATGTATTTTTAAGTGAGATTTAAGTTTTAGAATATCTTCAGGATAACCCATAATGTGGATTTTGATGTTAGTGCAATTCTGTTAATAGATCCTTGTCTTTTATTGTATCAAACGGGTGTGGTGTTGGAAATCCTATGGTTCTCAGCTCAATTCGACAGGCTAATTGTGCAAAATAGtgattccttttcttcttcttcttcttctttctttttgtatGCCTAGGATTGTTTATTAAGTGGTGAATCTCTGCCTTCGATTTGATTGATCTTTTACTTGGGAAAAttctttgtattttaatttttaatttttatttttaaagaaagaaCAAATCTTACCTCCCAATTCTCAATTGAAGAGGCGATAGTATTACACTTTCAAGATATAGGCAACTACCCAAATTGTATTGGGTGGTATCGGACTGTTTTGGGTCGATACAGCTGTATCGTTTATTTTGAATGTCGAGATTAGGCTAGGCTAAAAATTTATTCCATCACAAGCATTATCTCTTAAAGTACTTAACTGGGATTGGTATGTGCAGTTGATGGACTACCAAAGTGTGAGAAGTGGATCCGTGATGATGATAATCACTCAGAGGAATCGAAAACAACGTGGTGGTTGAACCGACTAATAGGCCGAACAAAGAAGGTCTCAATTGATTGGCCATTCCCGTTTGTGGAGGATAAGTTGTTTATTCTCACCCTTAGTGCTGGGTTGGAAGGTTATCATGTCAATGTTGATGGGAGGCATGTCACATCGTTTCCTTATCGCACTGTGAGTACATTTAGAAGTCCTTTGAATCAATTTTAATGGGACTGTTTGAGTTTTAAGTTGATTCTGAAGGTTTTGGTGATATTAGCAGGGGTTTATTCTCGAGGATGCAACTGGGCTATCACTGAATGGCGACCTTGATGTCCAGGCTATATTTGCTGCATCTTTGCCCACTACACATCCAAGTTTTGCCCCTCAAAAAATTCTTGAAATGTCAAGTAGATGGAAGGCCCCACCCCTTCCAGATGGCCCTGTGGAGCTCTTCATTGGCATCCTTTTAGCGGGCAACCATTTTGCTGAGCGGATGGCTGTAAGGAAGTCTTGGAtgcagtcacaacaaatcatatcTTCTAATGTGGTGGCCCGATTCTTTGTGGCACTGGTAAGGGCATCTCTTGAGTCATTCTCTGAAACCATCCATGTGTATCTTTGCACTGTTTTAACTTGAATTTAGAATCTAATGTTGGGTATCATTTTTGAGGAAAGCATGGAAGGAAGGAAGTGAATGTGGAGCTAAAGAAAGAAGCAGAGTTCTTCGACGACATTGTAATAGTGcctttcatggatggctatgatcTAGTTGTTTTGAAGACAGTTGCCATCTGTGAGTATGGGGTGAGTGAAATTCAACTATCAAAGTTGGAAATACTTCTAATTATGAAATATTGTTATCGTTAAggaaaaaaattagaaatttgtATGCCTTGATAATGGAAAAGTTTATAAGGATTGAtggacttgatgtatttgtttattgaCACAGGTCCATGCATTCTCTGCAAATTATATCATGAAATGTGACGATGACACATTTGTCAGAATAGAAATACTTCTAATTATGAAATCTTGTTATCTTTAAGAAAGAAAAAGTTAGAAAATTGTATGCCTTGATAATGAAAAAGTTTATAAGGATTGCTGGacttaatgtatttgtttattGACACAGGTTCGTACAGTCTCTGCAAATtatatcatgaaatgtgatgatgACACATTTGTCAGAATAGATTCGGTGATTAAGGAAGCCAAGAAAGTCCCCAGTGGTAGAAGCCTATATGTTGGAAACATGAATTACTACCACAAGCCCTTGCGTTATGGTAAATGGGCTGTGACATATGAGGTATAAATTAACTTTCCCCACCTTTCCCTTAAATTATTATACtgctcttttaaaaataaaataaaataaaatccgttGCTTGAGTAATTATGTGGTACTAAATCGCACTTGATGATAAAATGCTCTGAATTGCATTCCTTGAACGGGGGACTGCCATGGTTACATATTGAACTGTTTGGAAGAAACAAAGGAAAATCTGGAACTTTACTTGCCTTTTCCATCTTAGAAGAGTTTTTGGGGTCGGGTACTTATCTTAGTTTACTTATGCAAGTAAAAGAGGTATTATGGGACACCAACATGCTCCGAAAACAATGTTTCCTCATTGACTTACTACAGGTTTAAAGGAAGCAAAAGATTGAAAAGTAGATGATTTATTGCAATAAATAGAGCGGACTGGGAACTAAATTTCATATCTTGTTGGCAAAAATGGAACTGAATTGAAAACTTTAGTATTAGAGACTCTATTCATGCTCAGGCCTTTCATTTCTTAGAGAAGTCAGGACACTGGTCCAAACACCATGGCCTGTTGCATAGTCAGGATAGCCACATTAGTCTAATTTACCAGGACTAGAATCTCAATTCCCTACTGACTTTTCAACTTTAGTAGAATGTCTATTGTCAAATGCAGCAAACACTGCAAGCATTGGGGCGGTATTGCTTTTCTGGTGATTTATATACTTTCATTGTAATATTTATGGGTTTTGGTGGAAACCTCGTCATTCGTTCTCATCGTCTTATTCATTACCAACTTCTCTTTCCTTCACTCTAAATAGCTCACAACACTATGCTTATTGTTTGTGTTTCAAGAATGGCCAGAAGAAGATTATCCACCGTATGCCAATGGCCCAGGCTACATCGTATCATCAGACATTGCACAATTTGTTGTAACAGAGTTTGAGAAACACGCCTTGAGGGTTTGAGGGTAAGATGTACAAACTTCTGCTGCTATTGTTTTAACCCTTATTACCaacttgaaaaaaagaaaaagaaaaggaaaaaaaaggccaTCACGCTGACAATTCAACTCTGAAACAGCTCTTCAAGATGGAAGATGTGAACATGGGCATGTGGGTGGAGCAGTTCAACAGCACGACACCCATCGAGTATCTACACGACCTGAATTTACTGGCATGCTAGGGCCTctcaaatccatacaaaggcttcTACCGGCGCTTGTGTAGAAAGTTTACAGCGCTTTTTCATGAGACCGGCGTTCAAAGTAATTTTTAACGGCGCTTTTTCGCGTCGTAAAAACATGCAATTATCGGCGCTCAGAAAGGCGCCGATAGAAGTTATCTAGCGCCGCCAATACTTTTAGcgacatacccatttatcggCGCTTGAAAGAATTAAAAGCGTTCATGTTGCGAACTCTTTGGCATGTGGACTACAGCAAGAAACTTACGCTGAATGATCTgttgatgaatttagaacaacgaaaacaaaaatcaatgggtcTCACTCAACTTTAAAATTTAAAGGCGAGAATCATCAATAAAGCTTGATCATGGGACGTTAACTTATTTATAGCAGTAAAGAAAATATAAATGGTCTAAATTGTTGAACGGCCAAGCATGCCAAAATAGCGTATATTCCTAATGCAGATTCACATAGCTGCTTTCACGTTCTATAAAGCATTCATTTGTCTTTTTTCATCTCCTCTGTTATTGTTCACAGAGGTTTGTACCTTCTGAGTTTGGAATGGACCCGGATCGGATGACCGACGCTCTACCTCCTGGCAACCAACTTTTCAAGGACAAAAGTCTGGTCAGACGTGCGATCGAGGAGGCTGGCATTCCACATACCTATGTGTCCGGAAACTGTTATGCTGGATATTTTGTCGGGGGCCTAGGTGAAATTGCACAGGGTCTGATCCCACCACGCAAACACGTTACACTGTTTGGAGATGGCAATGTCAAAGGTAAGAGGGACCCATGTCATTTCAAGTGCCGATAAGATGGTATGCGGTTGTTTTCGTTATCAAAATGATCTTGTTCGCATGTTTTCGCAGCGGTGTGGAATGATGAGAAGGACATCGCAACATACGTCGTAAAGGCGGCCCACGATCCACGTACGCTAAACAAAGCGATATTCGTTAGGCCTCCTGCGAACGTATTGTCGCAGAGGGAGGTGGTGCAGATATGGGAGAAACTGATTGGCCATGAATTACACAAGGCATGCATTTCAGCCGAAGATTGGTTAAAAACCATGGAAGGTACTCCATCTATCTGTACGTATGCATCTATACGAATGTACTTGCGTGTATGCATGCGCATGCATATGGGCACATGTCCATCAACCAAATTGTTCAGATCATCTGCCAGTTGTGGATGGAGAAATTCTAAAACCACGCCGGTTAGATTATTTTAACTAGCCTATTGGTGGGCAATCAAATGGACTATTGAATAGACAACAAGCAACTGCACGAATTTAGAATTCACGGgggaaatcagatggttaggattgcctga
This region of Magnolia sinica isolate HGM2019 chromosome 1, MsV1, whole genome shotgun sequence genomic DNA includes:
- the LOC131247594 gene encoding uncharacterized protein LOC131247594; the encoded protein is MQARARISSTVKAIVEERRSKGENSAGNKKSDFLEILLSANSLSEDERVSFVLDSLLGGCETTSLLMALAVLFLGQSPAALQQLRSEHESIRNVKGKEEYLNWDDYKKMEFTQHVINEALRCGNMVKFVHRKALKDVNCSNGGTSDSSVEESISAVLGALEKLPLDESLTASGMDSLSGYDPKIAPLKDGAQSVLVSQFMMELQGLKTVDGEDPPRILHFNPRLKGDWSGKPVIEQNTCYRMQWGSALRCEGWKSKADEETVDGLPKCEKWIRDDDNHSEESKTTWWLNRLIGRTKKVSIDWPFPFVEDKLFILTLSAGLEGYHVNVDGRHVTSFPYRTGFILEDATGLSLNGDLDVQAIFAASLPTTHPSFAPQKILEMSSRWKAPPLPDGPVELFIGILLAGNHFAERMAVRKSWMQSQQIISSNVVARFFVALHGRKEVNVELKKEAEFFDDIVIVPFMDGYDLVVLKTVAICEYGVRTVSANYIMKCDDDTFVRIDSVIKEAKKVPSGRSLYVGNMNYYHKPLRYGKWAVTYEEWPEEDYPPYANGPGYIVSSDIAQFVVTEFEKHALRLFKMEDVNMGMWVEQFNSTTPIEYLHDLNLLRFVPSEFGMDPDRMTDALPPGNQLFKDKSLVRRAIEEAGIPHTYVSGNCYAGYFVGGLGEIAQGLIPPRKHVTLFGDGNVKAVWNDEKDIATYVVKAAHDPRTLNKAIFVRPPANVLSQREVVQIWEKLIGHELHKACISAEDWLKTMEETIIVVAREDFANQMVELNSSDSEATISNVPRHDKDILGKIAQSLEPFHVSSHFGAPSTMLDQENNEPNILTPQIVKCLVIAEEEEEVTRPIEQTETTSPSQETAGEIPMTDSSTFTISRVITPLEQPSSSIPAETKMVLALPLTTKMSITAIMTWYRIEESCTASLAEINATAPACPNFSEAANMSFVVVSSPLIQVKALLKEILSNDLDYYGQSSLLFDIDSFI